A single genomic interval of Oryzomonas sagensis harbors:
- a CDS encoding two-component system sensor histidine kinase NtrB — translation MLKLIRLVCGVGLSLFILWFAMNNYRDARPIAEDNLFGLAHSLHAAIENSVVHDPSLQSLATFHAQDLAYFALVDREGVYRFHSNQELIGTRLQNSDTLRRLFAETMSGTRVKLATGETAYELYGHIHTPRETLGLRLVLHTYRADAVIRHARLTMAVLFALVAVGWFLTFVIYRYSLREELHRQEMAQRESLAQMGEMGAMLAHEIRNPLAGIKGFAQLIEKRPDDPRTKESAHRIVAEARRLESLVTDLLAFARNDGGEAEPCALAQLVEHCVDLVRPEAEQARVVLVVDCPHDLVVTGKRDRLGQVLLNIVKNGVQAMPDGGELRVTAHAAGPQAIVTISDTGHGISPENLARIFTPFFTTKARGTGLGLALSKKIIEEHHGSIALESSGRGTAVTITLPGARVGEKS, via the coding sequence TCTTTTCGGGCTGGCCCATTCGCTTCATGCGGCCATTGAAAACAGTGTGGTTCACGACCCATCCCTCCAATCCCTGGCGACGTTCCATGCCCAGGATTTAGCCTATTTCGCTCTTGTCGACAGGGAGGGCGTTTACCGATTCCACTCCAACCAGGAGTTGATAGGCACCCGGTTGCAAAACAGCGATACGTTGCGGCGGTTGTTTGCCGAAACCATGTCGGGAACCCGCGTGAAGCTCGCAACGGGTGAAACCGCGTACGAGTTGTACGGCCACATCCATACGCCCCGTGAGACCCTGGGGCTGCGTCTGGTGCTCCACACCTACCGGGCGGACGCGGTCATCAGGCATGCCCGACTGACCATGGCCGTACTGTTCGCCCTGGTAGCGGTCGGGTGGTTCCTGACCTTTGTCATCTATCGCTATTCCCTGCGGGAAGAGCTGCACCGGCAGGAAATGGCGCAGCGCGAAAGCCTGGCCCAAATGGGGGAAATGGGCGCCATGCTGGCCCATGAGATCCGCAACCCCCTGGCAGGGATCAAAGGGTTTGCCCAGCTCATTGAAAAAAGGCCCGACGACCCCCGGACAAAGGAATCCGCCCACCGGATCGTGGCGGAGGCCCGGCGCCTCGAGTCCCTGGTGACGGACCTGCTCGCCTTTGCCAGGAACGACGGGGGTGAGGCGGAGCCTTGTGCCCTTGCCCAACTTGTCGAACATTGCGTCGATCTGGTACGGCCAGAAGCCGAACAGGCCCGGGTCGTCCTCGTCGTGGACTGCCCCCACGATCTGGTGGTAACCGGCAAGCGGGACCGGCTCGGACAGGTGCTGCTCAATATCGTCAAAAACGGCGTGCAGGCGATGCCCGACGGGGGAGAGCTTCGCGTAACGGCGCACGCGGCCGGCCCCCAGGCAATCGTCACCATCAGCGACACCGGGCACGGCATCAGCCCGGAAAACCTTGCCAGGATATTCACACCCTTTTTTACCACCAAGGCCAGGGGCACGGGGTTGGGGCTGGCGCTCAGCAAGAAGATCATCGAAGAACACCACGGTTCGATTGCACTTGAAAGTTCAGGCCGCGGGACGGCGGTAACCATAACGCTGCCAGGGGCACGGGTAGGGGAGAAGTCATGA
- a CDS encoding DNA-binding protein, producing the protein MTKDRFFSIATLAIVLNGLLIGSAFAGFGFGSDAVGKSGLDFAKGYDVNTVTTVTGRVVSSPQTGEKEHIFVDVKAGGETISLNLGPKSFWEKKEIPLHPNDDISAKGSKAQGKDGKTYLMVQKLTNKTTGSQAALRNDQGRAAWSGWNSGGMMQGGGMMRGGGGMMRR; encoded by the coding sequence ATGACCAAAGACCGTTTTTTTTCCATCGCGACGTTGGCAATCGTTTTGAATGGCCTGCTGATCGGCTCCGCGTTTGCCGGCTTCGGCTTCGGCAGCGATGCCGTTGGGAAGAGCGGTCTGGACTTCGCCAAGGGGTACGATGTGAACACGGTGACGACCGTAACGGGTCGCGTGGTATCTTCTCCCCAGACCGGAGAAAAAGAGCACATTTTTGTGGACGTAAAGGCCGGTGGGGAGACCATCAGCCTCAATCTTGGGCCCAAGTCGTTCTGGGAGAAAAAGGAAATTCCGCTCCATCCCAACGACGATATCAGCGCCAAGGGCTCCAAGGCCCAGGGTAAGGATGGGAAAACTTATCTGATGGTGCAGAAGCTCACAAACAAGACCACCGGCTCTCAAGCAGCATTGCGAAATGATCAAGGGAGGGCCGCCTGGTCCGGGTGGAATTCGGGCGGCATGATGCAGGGCGGTGGCATGATGCGCGGCGGTGGCGGGATGATGAGACGCTGA
- a CDS encoding sigma-54-dependent transcriptional regulator has translation MKGRILLVEDDETFRSFLQTVLEDEGHDVLTAGDGLSGARLIKGKQFDLVISDLKMPGKSGLELFRDTIQDANPPRFIFLTAFGTVEEAVGAMKDGAFDFLTKPLEDPDTLLRIVDRALEGLQHSRDYRALKESETVGLPPEELIFAGSAMQSIQKLVHNVAGTTANVLLYGESGTGKELVARTIHLLSPRSNGGLVPLNCAAIPENLLESELFGHEKGAFTGAIQARLGKFELAKGGTIFLDEIGEMPVALQAKLLRVLQERVFERVGGGKEIKADVRVIAATNRDLAEEVAEKRFREDLFYRLNVFPVNLPPLRERRDIIPLLTEYFIQRFCRQVGKKLKGIEPEALKAMKAYAWPGNIRELQNVVERAVILAQDMVRAANLPDALARSPEPVAITGKDKLRMVERDLIVKALEQHGGNRRLAAEELRVSRRTLQYKLKEFGLLDED, from the coding sequence ATGAAAGGGCGTATTCTGCTGGTCGAGGACGATGAAACCTTCAGGAGTTTTTTGCAGACCGTTCTGGAGGACGAGGGGCATGATGTGCTCACCGCCGGCGACGGACTGTCCGGGGCCCGGTTGATAAAGGGCAAGCAGTTCGACCTGGTTATCTCGGATCTGAAGATGCCCGGCAAAAGCGGTCTTGAGCTGTTCCGGGACACCATACAGGATGCCAACCCTCCCCGGTTTATCTTTCTGACCGCGTTCGGAACGGTGGAGGAGGCGGTCGGCGCCATGAAGGATGGGGCCTTCGATTTTCTCACCAAACCGCTGGAAGACCCGGATACCCTGTTGAGGATTGTGGACCGGGCGCTTGAAGGCCTGCAACACTCGCGGGACTACCGTGCGCTCAAGGAATCCGAAACGGTTGGGTTACCGCCGGAAGAGCTCATCTTTGCGGGATCGGCCATGCAGTCGATACAAAAACTGGTCCACAACGTGGCAGGCACCACGGCCAATGTGCTTCTCTACGGCGAAAGCGGCACCGGCAAGGAGTTGGTGGCCAGGACCATCCATCTGCTCAGCCCCCGGAGCAACGGCGGGCTCGTCCCGCTCAACTGTGCGGCCATCCCGGAAAACCTGCTGGAGAGTGAGCTTTTCGGCCACGAAAAGGGGGCCTTTACGGGGGCTATCCAGGCCCGACTGGGCAAGTTCGAATTGGCCAAGGGGGGGACCATTTTTCTGGACGAAATCGGTGAAATGCCGGTGGCCCTCCAGGCCAAGCTGCTGCGGGTCCTTCAGGAACGGGTGTTCGAACGGGTCGGGGGCGGCAAGGAGATCAAGGCCGATGTGCGGGTGATTGCGGCAACCAACCGCGACCTTGCGGAAGAGGTCGCGGAGAAGCGTTTCCGCGAGGATCTCTTCTACCGTCTCAACGTCTTCCCGGTCAACCTGCCGCCGCTCCGGGAACGGCGGGATATCATCCCGTTGCTGACCGAGTACTTTATCCAGCGCTTCTGCCGTCAGGTCGGCAAGAAGCTCAAGGGCATCGAACCGGAGGCGCTCAAGGCCATGAAGGCGTATGCCTGGCCGGGCAATATCCGCGAGTTGCAGAACGTCGTGGAGCGGGCCGTCATCCTTGCCCAGGATATGGTCCGGGCTGCCAATCTCCCCGATGCTCTGGCGCGTTCACCGGAGCCGGTCGCTATTACCGGCAAGGACAAGCTGAGAATGGTGGAGCGCGATCTGATCGTCAAAGCCCTGGAACAGCATGGCGGCAACCGCCGTCTGGCTGCCGAGGAGCTACGGGTGTCGCGCCGGACCCTTCAATACAAGCTGAAGGAGTTTGGCCTGCTCGACGAAGACTAG